GCGGCACGGCGAACACCTGCGGCTGGCTAATAGCCAGGCTCGGCGGTCGATTCTGCCCCGACCGGACAAACCCACTACCACTCTCCGCTTCGTCACCGCTGAAGCGCTTCTCCGCATCCTTCCCCTGCTCCCCCGCGGAGCCCGCTGTCATcctcaccgccgccgccgccaccggagAATTCATCGCGCCAGCGAGAAGCTGGGTGAAGGATCGGCACTCCGACTCGGAGTCCTCAGCGAAGAAGCTCGACACCAGCGTCAGCGGGCCAGGGCTCGCCTCCCACGCGCCCCAGCCGCTGCCGCCGCCTTGGAAGAGGCTCTCGAGGGAGGGGCAGGGAGGGAGGCTTACGGTGGGCCGCGGCGGCACCCCCGCCCCCGCTTCTGGAACAACGACGACGCCGCAGCTGCTATCGCAGCTCCCGTTCTCCGCCATCACATTCGTATCGAATAGCGCTCTCTCACTCGATTATTGCAGTTAAATATGAATGCGAGCTAAAAATGGGAAAGATAAAACCCCCATAGTTGCCACGTTAAATTACCATATTTACCCTTATCCCTCCATGCCGTATGCCCGAAAACCGACAACGTTGGAGGGTATTATGGGAACTCTGTACACGTTAGTTGGCGGCGGCTGCGAATGCGAGGTACACTGGTGGGGCCACGCGTCAGGGAGTGAAGAAACAGCGGTTGGGATATTTACCACGAATCCGTACGATGATTAATGCGAAAGGACGTTCAAAAACATATTATTGGATGACGCACGTGTTCTGTCAATGCTGACAGATTCTGGATCTCCTACAAGCAGTTCTCCACTACGTTTCACCGGAAATCCGCTGTGGGAGATGGATGAACGGATCCCGGCCGACGCGTCCATCACGATAGATACTCGAGGAAATGACGGTCATGATCGTTGTGGATCGATCAATTATCTTCCCGTCAACCACTGCACTGTGCCCGTACTTTTCACTCTACGACTGCCCCCCTATGGTTTCAAGTTCAAGACTAAGCAGCCCGGAAGACAGAAGTTAGGTCTTGTGTTGTCGCTGTCTAACACGTATGGGTTCCGAGCAAAGCTAATTTAAGTTCAGTATCTGAACTTATCAGAAAGATTGATAGCAGAAGAACGAGTCTGATAATATCGCATATAATAAAAAACTATGTAGAGAttcgaaataaaaaaattataatatatttaaatcgTTGGAGAGAATCTTAGAAACATATCGAGATTTTTTTATAATGAGCTTTGATAATCATCGATGTTAAGTGAGAAATTACTCGATCATTTCGATATCTATTGAATCATTAAGTATTATGATTATGTTTATGTTGATTTGGTGAGAGAGTCGTGGTTGATGTATCAAGATGACGCTACCACTTTGAGTTGATGCGAAGTTGATACTGATGTGTTGAATTGATAAGGTATCTAACGAGATAAAATAAGGTGTTGAATTATTTGTATGTCAAACTCTTTATCATTAGTAAAAATCATTAAGAATGTCTTCTTTTTTCGTCACTTATATTAGGAATATTCATCTCAATTCGGAGCTCTGGATATGCCATAGTTCAGTTATGTCAacaaaatttaattatttatgttacatagaaaattttctctaaCCACATACGATTACGAGACTAATCGTAAAATATTCACATGAGCATTCTTTCGTTTTTCTCATCATTTTCCAATCTTACATATAGAGTTTGACTTATTATCGGAGAGGCTATACATGAAAATATCATCGTAGAAGATCAAAATACTATATATTTTTAGAATTCCTTGCATAGATCAAACTCAAATCAAATCAAGTTGGCCATCGTGATTATCAATCACTAATCCTTAAAAATGCTAAAGAAACCCAACTTAAGAAAACAAAGACTTCAAATTGAGATGGGAATAGAAGTCGGAACATCACATCCTtgtgaggagaagaagagaaatatATACTCTCTTATGCTCCACTTGAATTCATTCTAATCACCGCATCACATCCTAATGGAATTCAGTCCTTGgataatctttatatatatatatatatatataacaaatcaAGGCAAATAAAATTCATGTGATTGGAAAATTTTGTTCCATTATTATAGTTCAACAACACAAGCCTTAAGATGTTAGTTTAAGTTTGACTGATCATATCAAAGAAATAAATCTTACTGGTAAAGAGAAATATATACATTTGATTgagaaaattaatataattaagattatttaaatatccttaatttaaaatttattattatttatataagattatatatatatatatgttaattttgatattatagttattttagatatattttatctCTTTCTATATGTATCACTGCAGGCGAAGATAGGAACGGAGAGAAAAAGACCGTAACAGTATGTCCTTTACCACCAATCTCTCACACTCCCGCGCGTGGCCTCACATCTCACCTTTCCCTCAGTAACGTGTGTGTACGGACAGAAATAGCCCACGCTGTTCACGCTTAGAAACGAAGCTTCGTGAATCATCTCATCCGATGCCAACCACACAAACTATGGAGGATAGGATATTTGTATTGGAAGAAGAGTCATCACCCAATTGACAACCACATAGTCAACAACTACTACATAGTGGCCATCTCTCCCTTATCCTCTCTATTTGGTGGCTTCAGAACTCCGCTTCCATTCCCCTTGGATTCTTATATCTCTGTCCTTAGCTGCAATCTTTCCCTTTTGTTATCATTAGTTCCATTCAAGGCCGGCAAATCTCACGGAAACCCAATCGATCTTTGATCCGAAGCACCTTCCTATGGATTCCGATCATCCTGCCAGTGGAGAACGCAGCGCGCAGAGCCACAGGCATCAGCCAAATCCATCGCATCTCCTCTCCAGTGCCAAAGTGGTGGCCGACGCAGCCAGCTCTGCCCTCCGCCACGAGACCGACAAGGTCGATAAGACGGTGGCGGCCGGAGCCGCCGCCGACTTGCTCGGCGCCGCATCCCATTACGCGAAGCTGGAGGACGGGAAGCTGGGGAAGTACGTGGAGCAAGCCGAGAGTTATCTCCATCAGTACCACTCGTCCCACTCCGCCCATTCATCCTCGGCTGCGGCGGCGCATTCTTCTTCGACTCACTCCGGCGGCGAGGCCCATGCTGAAGGCGGCGGCGGGTTGGAGGACTACATGAAGATGGCTCAGGGCTTCCTGAAGAAGCATTGACATCTCATCCTCTACCCTCTGTGGTATATATATTCTGGATGATGATTTTAGCCTGTGTGTTTGCTTCCAACGATGTTGTAATTTGTAACATACAATCAACTCTCGTTATGAAGGTAGATCGACTGGatttttcttctatttcttctATATTTATGATTGTATACTCCGATCATGAGCGCCTCTTTCTTTTTTTGGTACTGTTCTTGTCATGTATTTTCCTTCTTTCAATGAATTAGTGGTGTGATAAATCCATCATTccaatcccaaaaaaaaaaagaaagtgttTCTCGATCATTAGCAGGTCTCTATTCTATTAGATTTCACCTTTGTTATGCTTCATAGATACAGAGATTACAGGAtcgaaaactaaaggaaaataaaACCTGTGATATCTGCAATTTTGGAGAAATCCATGAATTGCTGAATTAGCTAAAATTCAAGGGATCTTTTGGGCAGTGAAAGATGGATAAAAAAGTGGCCTATTACCAGATTTCGTAGTAAATCGATATTAAAAGCTAATAAGAAGCTTACACTCATTGAAGTCAGCAAAATCTTGTGCAGATTTCTGGTGATTGCCCATTTTAGATGAATCATCCTCCCCTTTCAATTCGATTTGATGGAATGGTCTCATCTTAGAGGAACGAAATGCTCCA
Above is a genomic segment from Musa acuminata AAA Group cultivar baxijiao chromosome BXJ3-4, Cavendish_Baxijiao_AAA, whole genome shotgun sequence containing:
- the LOC135636190 gene encoding nodulin-related protein 1-like, encoding MDSDHPASGERSAQSHRHQPNPSHLLSSAKVVADAASSALRHETDKVDKTVAAGAAADLLGAASHYAKLEDGKLGKYVEQAESYLHQYHSSHSAHSSSAAAAHSSSTHSGGEAHAEGGGGLEDYMKMAQGFLKKH